From one Thalassoroseus pseudoceratinae genomic stretch:
- a CDS encoding NAD-dependent epimerase, translated as MQKYLVTGAAGFIGSQLSLRLLEAGKTVVGLDNINDYYDVTLKHARLDRLKDQANFQFVKMDLADREPLMQLFADEQFDVVVNLAAQAGVRYSIENPHAYVDANLVGFVNILEGCRHHGVKHLTYASSSSVYGANTEMPFSIHHNVDHPLSLYAATKKSNELMAHCYSHLYGLPTTGLRFFTVYGPWGRPDMAMFLFTKAILAGEPIKVFNHGQMRRDFTYVDDIVEGVRRISERIPTGNPDWSGDAPDPASSRAPYYVYNIGNNQPVELMHVIATLEDCLGKKAEKNMMPMQPGDVPATFADIDDLARDVDFRPSTPIETGIKNFVEWYREFYRV; from the coding sequence ATGCAAAAATATCTCGTCACCGGAGCCGCTGGGTTCATCGGCTCTCAACTGAGTTTGCGACTGCTCGAAGCCGGTAAGACCGTCGTGGGCTTGGACAATATCAACGACTATTACGATGTCACTCTGAAGCACGCCCGACTCGATCGGCTCAAGGACCAAGCGAATTTCCAGTTCGTCAAGATGGACCTCGCCGACCGTGAACCGCTCATGCAATTGTTTGCCGACGAGCAATTCGATGTCGTCGTGAACCTCGCTGCACAGGCGGGTGTGCGATACTCGATCGAAAATCCGCATGCCTACGTGGATGCTAACCTGGTTGGGTTCGTGAACATTCTCGAAGGCTGTCGGCATCATGGCGTGAAACATCTCACGTATGCGTCGAGTAGTTCCGTGTACGGCGCGAACACCGAGATGCCGTTCTCGATTCATCACAACGTCGACCATCCGCTAAGTCTGTACGCGGCGACGAAGAAATCCAATGAACTGATGGCCCATTGTTATAGCCATCTCTACGGTTTACCGACGACCGGTTTGCGGTTCTTCACGGTGTACGGGCCATGGGGACGACCGGACATGGCGATGTTCCTGTTCACGAAGGCGATTCTCGCGGGTGAGCCGATCAAGGTGTTCAATCACGGCCAAATGCGGCGAGACTTCACCTATGTGGATGACATCGTCGAAGGTGTGCGGCGAATCTCCGAACGCATCCCGACCGGCAATCCTGATTGGTCCGGCGACGCCCCGGACCCGGCGAGCAGTCGGGCACCGTATTACGTCTACAACATCGGCAACAATCAGCCGGTGGAATTGATGCACGTCATCGCAACTCTCGAAGACTGTCTCGGGAAAAAAGCCGAGAAGAACATGATGCCCATGCAACCTGGCGACGTCCCCGCCACCTTCGCCGACATCGACGACTTAGCCCGAGACGTCGACTTCCGCCCCAGCACCCCCATCGAAACCGGCATCAAAAACTTCGTGGAGTGGTACCGGGAGTTTTATCGGGTTTGA
- a CDS encoding sialidase family protein yields MYRLLAPVLVIKIAMVLGVCSTAFAGDGPLEIERLTIAKGDAKWDWTQARTAIAKLGTNSVFVTTLSRTAKRGAHGYHDVFAVFSDDDGESWSEPRSIPSLRRMTRDDGYEVVAGDLCPIWHPATGKVLITGKTFNFADGTKENILREQVAYCVFDPKRNEFGPLRTMEMPEKDHAGDAIIAPNAGCHQQVVLDDSTVLLPVRYQRSVTKRNYSSIVAKCRFDGETLTYLKHGSEHSIPTRRGLYEPSVTVHDDRYFLTMRADDGAWVARSSNGINYSEHIVWKYDDGSELGSYNTQQHWVTLGGKLYLVYTRRGAGNDHIMRHRAPLFIGEVDPEKLVVLRDTEQIIIPENHATLGNSGVCRISDEESWITVAEGGVSHGKRKGENNCVILAKLRLAR; encoded by the coding sequence ATGTATCGATTGCTCGCGCCCGTCTTGGTGATCAAAATCGCGATGGTTTTGGGAGTGTGTTCGACCGCGTTTGCGGGTGATGGCCCACTCGAAATCGAACGCCTCACGATCGCCAAAGGCGACGCAAAATGGGACTGGACCCAAGCTCGAACGGCGATTGCAAAGCTCGGAACGAATTCCGTCTTCGTCACCACGTTGTCACGCACGGCCAAGCGGGGGGCCCATGGCTATCACGATGTGTTTGCAGTCTTCAGCGATGATGATGGCGAGTCATGGTCGGAACCGCGATCGATTCCATCGCTACGCAGAATGACACGGGATGATGGTTACGAAGTGGTCGCGGGTGATCTCTGCCCGATTTGGCATCCCGCAACCGGCAAAGTGTTGATCACCGGCAAAACATTCAATTTCGCAGACGGTACCAAAGAAAATATTCTTCGAGAACAAGTCGCGTATTGTGTGTTCGATCCGAAGCGAAACGAGTTTGGGCCGTTACGTACGATGGAGATGCCGGAGAAAGATCACGCCGGCGATGCGATCATCGCGCCCAATGCTGGCTGCCATCAGCAGGTTGTCTTGGATGATAGCACGGTTCTGTTGCCGGTTCGATATCAACGCAGCGTCACCAAACGCAACTATTCATCCATCGTGGCCAAGTGTCGGTTCGATGGCGAGACGCTCACGTATCTCAAGCATGGCTCGGAGCATTCCATCCCCACGCGTCGCGGACTCTATGAACCCTCGGTAACGGTTCACGATGATCGCTACTTCCTGACCATGCGGGCTGACGACGGCGCTTGGGTGGCACGAAGTTCCAATGGAATCAACTACTCGGAACACATCGTTTGGAAGTACGACGACGGAAGCGAACTCGGCAGCTACAACACCCAGCAGCATTGGGTCACGCTGGGCGGCAAACTTTATCTCGTCTACACTCGCCGAGGCGCTGGCAACGACCACATCATGAGGCATCGAGCGCCGCTTTTTATCGGTGAAGTCGATCCAGAAAAACTCGTCGTATTACGAGACACCGAACAAATCATTATTCCTGAGAACCACGCGACGCTCGGCAATTCCGGCGTCTGTCGAATCAGTGACGAAGAGTCGTGGATCACAGTTGCCGAAGGCGGTGTCAGTCATGGTAAACGCAAGGGTGAGAACAATTGCGTCATCCTTGCCAAACTACGATTGGCTCGTTGA
- a CDS encoding SUKH-3 domain-containing protein — MFELPIEVREWFLECDWTPHHRAAVPDFVPRDHPAYAVLENFGGIKLLERDCSAEDEPIEEFYFRPFSEIDFPVGHWEHRLKSTLIPIAEECNWHSELYIDSAGRCFSNSLIHPCFAFSGESFTDMLVGELQYRRKRPLLPPFEQSVRIYGEEIRRGDPRIWDYTGNR; from the coding sequence GTGTTCGAACTGCCGATTGAAGTCCGTGAATGGTTTCTTGAATGTGATTGGACACCGCATCACCGAGCAGCGGTTCCGGATTTCGTCCCGCGTGATCATCCGGCGTATGCCGTACTGGAGAACTTCGGCGGTATCAAACTGCTAGAGCGTGATTGCTCGGCGGAAGACGAGCCGATTGAAGAGTTCTATTTTCGTCCATTCTCGGAAATCGACTTTCCAGTCGGACACTGGGAACACCGATTGAAATCCACATTGATCCCCATAGCTGAAGAATGCAATTGGCACTCGGAACTCTATATCGACTCGGCGGGCCGTTGTTTCTCCAATAGCCTGATCCATCCCTGCTTTGCGTTCTCCGGCGAATCATTCACCGATATGCTCGTCGGAGAACTACAGTATCGCCGCAAACGCCCACTACTCCCACCGTTTGAGCAAAGTGTTCGGATTTACGGCGAGGAAATTCGTCGCGGCGATCCGCGTATTTGGGATTACACGGGGAATCGCTAA
- a CDS encoding DUF1559 domain-containing protein, which yields MFSPLSSRTRARRGFTLIELLVVIAIIAILIALLLPAVQQAREAARRTQTRNNLRQVALGLHNYHDTNLSFPPGWIGYEASTGRADVEGLNGWGWATFILPQLEQNNLYDLINFNLPINDPANATILATPLDTFRSPSDPSNDTWEIEEEGSPGTVLATLATANFVGNFGTLELHDCEGLSVGQACMSDGVFFHNSKIAFRDMTDGASNTFMVGQRKTNPNASPPWHSTWAGVVPEGEEAFSRILGIADHAPNDPVGHLDDFSSNHTGGVHFAYGDGRVRFVSDSIDLTVYQALATRAGGEVVGDY from the coding sequence ATGTTTTCACCGCTTTCAAGCCGGACGCGTGCGCGTCGCGGTTTCACATTGATCGAACTGTTGGTTGTCATCGCGATTATTGCGATTCTGATTGCTTTGTTGTTGCCAGCCGTGCAACAAGCGCGGGAAGCGGCTCGCCGCACGCAAACACGGAATAACCTTCGCCAAGTCGCTTTGGGATTGCACAACTATCACGACACGAATCTCTCGTTCCCCCCGGGTTGGATTGGCTATGAAGCCAGCACCGGGCGGGCCGACGTGGAAGGACTCAACGGTTGGGGTTGGGCAACGTTCATTCTGCCGCAACTTGAGCAAAACAACTTGTATGATCTGATCAACTTCAACCTTCCGATCAACGATCCCGCCAACGCCACGATCCTCGCCACCCCGCTAGACACCTTCCGCTCGCCGTCCGATCCTTCGAACGACACGTGGGAGATCGAAGAAGAAGGCAGCCCAGGCACGGTTCTCGCAACGTTGGCCACCGCGAACTTTGTGGGCAACTTCGGAACGCTGGAACTACACGATTGCGAAGGGCTTTCCGTCGGCCAAGCATGCATGAGCGATGGCGTGTTCTTCCACAACAGCAAGATTGCCTTCCGCGACATGACCGACGGAGCCAGCAACACGTTCATGGTTGGCCAACGCAAGACGAACCCGAACGCCTCCCCGCCTTGGCATTCGACTTGGGCCGGTGTGGTCCCGGAAGGTGAAGAAGCCTTCTCACGGATTCTCGGCATTGCGGACCACGCCCCGAATGATCCCGTCGGTCACTTGGACGACTTCAGCAGCAACCACACCGGCGGCGTCCACTTTGCCTATGGTGATGGTCGCGTTCGCTTCGTCAGTGATTCCATCGACCTCACCGTGTACCAAGCCCTCGCAACCCGAGCGGGCGGCGAAGTTGTCGGCGATTATTAA
- a CDS encoding DUF1501 domain-containing protein, with protein MLRVDAGRTESYCDGMNRRSFLQVGMAGLGALSLPNLLRAKEASRNPKDTSLILLWLDGGPSHMDMYDMKPEAPVEYRGIWNPIRTNVSGFDMTELFPKQAHVADKFSVVRSLHHNNGDHFAGGHWMLTGRGGASGADKVGKYPFFGSIVSKMRGAKQPGVPANVAIPYAMSIGIRPGYFGGNYLGVQHDPFQTQRDPSRPNFQVPNLNMPSGISVDRLGDRRHLLAQFDGLRRETDRSGMMDAMDRFEQNAFEMVTGPAARQAFDIESEDPRLRDKYGRNTWGQSTLLARRLVEAGSTVVSCHFGGWDHHWNLQSGYERVLPKIDALVSALFDDLSTRGLLDSTLVMLCGEFSRTPRMNDGSGNGTPGRDHWGNSMFCLMGGGGIQGGRLIGSTDRLGAAPQDNPKRPGDIHHTVFKAMGVDPNLSFLNHAGRPIAAIDHGSVIEELF; from the coding sequence ATGCTTCGCGTTGATGCTGGTCGAACGGAATCGTACTGTGACGGAATGAATCGGCGGAGTTTTCTGCAGGTTGGAATGGCCGGTTTGGGGGCATTGTCTTTGCCGAATTTGCTGCGGGCCAAGGAAGCAAGCCGCAACCCCAAAGACACATCGCTGATTCTCTTATGGCTCGATGGCGGACCGAGCCACATGGACATGTACGACATGAAACCGGAAGCGCCGGTGGAGTATCGCGGGATTTGGAACCCGATTCGCACGAACGTCTCGGGTTTCGACATGACCGAGCTGTTCCCGAAACAGGCCCACGTTGCGGACAAGTTTTCCGTCGTGCGGTCTTTGCATCACAACAACGGCGACCACTTCGCCGGCGGACATTGGATGCTCACCGGACGTGGCGGAGCCAGTGGTGCGGACAAGGTCGGCAAGTATCCGTTTTTCGGTTCCATCGTCAGCAAAATGCGTGGGGCCAAACAGCCCGGCGTGCCCGCGAACGTGGCCATTCCCTACGCCATGAGCATCGGCATTCGCCCCGGTTATTTCGGCGGCAACTATCTCGGCGTGCAACACGATCCCTTCCAGACGCAACGCGATCCGAGTCGACCGAACTTCCAGGTTCCGAATCTGAACATGCCCAGCGGAATTTCCGTGGATCGGCTCGGCGACCGCCGTCACTTACTCGCCCAGTTCGATGGGTTGCGACGCGAAACCGACCGCAGCGGCATGATGGACGCGATGGATCGTTTCGAGCAGAACGCCTTTGAGATGGTCACCGGTCCCGCTGCTCGTCAGGCATTCGACATCGAATCCGAAGACCCACGACTCCGCGACAAATACGGTCGCAACACCTGGGGACAAAGCACGCTGCTCGCGCGGCGGTTAGTCGAAGCCGGTTCGACGGTTGTTTCCTGTCACTTCGGCGGTTGGGATCACCACTGGAATCTGCAATCGGGCTACGAGCGAGTTTTGCCGAAGATCGACGCACTCGTCTCCGCTTTGTTCGACGATTTGTCGACACGCGGTCTGCTGGATTCCACCTTGGTCATGCTGTGTGGTGAGTTCAGTCGGACGCCCCGCATGAACGATGGCAGCGGCAACGGCACTCCCGGACGCGATCACTGGGGCAATTCGATGTTCTGCTTGATGGGTGGCGGCGGAATCCAAGGGGGACGTCTGATTGGCTCAACCGACCGACTCGGTGCCGCCCCGCAAGACAATCCCAAACGCCCCGGAGACATCCATCACACCGTCTTCAAAGCCATGGGCGTCGACCCAAACCTTTCATTCCTCAACCACGCCGGCCGTCCCATCGCCGCAATCGACCACGGCAGCGTGATCGAAGAGTTGTTTTAA
- a CDS encoding PVC-type heme-binding CxxCH protein: MLSFPFHCGHWLRGAMLAGALIYLTTPLVKAAEPVFKSPVITESTPGHEVKIDINLNNAKSLYLVVRDGGDGFSCDWANWGNPRVTLADGEEIKLTELKWKAAKSGWGNVNVGKNCGGRPMQVLGVYLEDGIGTHANSVIQFELAKPAKKFQATGSLDDGGANQPGTTSVQFYVYTEKPPQRVLATASKSGGGDLPPGEALDGLDVADDLAVSLFAHEPMLLSPSNIDIDHLGRVWVCEIVNYRQFRNKDTPERKEGDRILILEDTDGDAKADKSTTFYQGRDIDSAHGVCVLGNKVIVSAGDSVFVLTDDDGDSKADRKDVLFTKIDGTQHDHGIHSFLFGPDGKLYFNFGNAGRRIHDKNGNVVVDMSGREVHDHRKPYQEGMVFRCNLDGSEFETLGWNFRNNWELAVDSFGNIWQSDNDDDGNRGVRINFVMEFGNYGYKDEFTGAGWRDERTGWSEEIPKRHWHLNDPGVVPNLLQTGAGSPTGICVYEGDLLPKQYRGEIIHCDAGPNIVRAYPAKVDGAGYTADIINMLSGTRDKWFRPSDVCVAPDGSLIVADWYDPGVGGHRMADIQKGRLFRLTPKEMEYKSPKFDFESLDGAIEALQSPNMAARYLAWTSLHEMGVKAEKALVDMFQTHDDPRMQARALWLLTKLEGRGYDHAAEALTHDDPNIRIVALRAIRQMSSASESDRLLNVLESLSHDPSAAVRRECAIALRAKKSDKAADIWATLTNEYDGDDRWYLEALGIGAEGQWDRFFETWLKTDAVSQSPGLSKAEKDIIWRSRSAQALPLLATAILDEDTSDSERLKHFRAFDFHRDPAERELKTNTLLTLLAGNHPDQTQIAALSLKHLGKLSGAQREKLLPMLNEVVSRIEDPERVVALTQQFGLSQQYPRLLQIARENPAEQAGVEAMRALLAAEQTELLEKALASTEDVQATAVATALGYSNHGRATKLLMQTMNNKKAGLAVRRASVTGLSKFKGGAERLVELAKADKLDKKLTDAAAAGLHASQYPHIKQAAEKLFPLPPTKNNKPLPPIEHLVSQRGDVKRGRVLFNTEATCVKCHIVNGVGREVGPNLSEIGKKLSRQAMYQSILFPSAGISHNYESYTLLMTDGTQVTGLKTSETEDSVSIKDINALTRTYPKDDVEFMKKNETSLMPADLQKVMTEQDLVDVVEYLMTLTKAKEFHSEKASK, translated from the coding sequence ATGCTTTCATTTCCTTTTCATTGCGGCCACTGGCTTCGCGGAGCGATGCTGGCCGGTGCGTTGATTTACTTGACGACTCCGCTCGTCAAAGCGGCCGAACCGGTGTTCAAAAGCCCGGTGATCACCGAATCCACGCCCGGTCACGAGGTGAAAATTGATATCAATCTGAACAACGCCAAGAGCTTGTACTTGGTTGTTCGTGACGGGGGCGATGGGTTCTCGTGCGATTGGGCGAACTGGGGCAATCCGCGAGTGACGTTGGCCGACGGTGAGGAAATCAAACTCACCGAGCTGAAATGGAAGGCGGCGAAATCCGGCTGGGGGAATGTGAATGTCGGCAAGAACTGCGGTGGTCGGCCGATGCAGGTTCTGGGCGTGTACTTGGAAGACGGGATCGGCACACATGCGAATTCCGTCATCCAATTCGAACTGGCGAAGCCTGCGAAGAAATTCCAAGCGACCGGCAGCTTAGACGACGGCGGTGCCAACCAGCCCGGCACAACGAGCGTGCAGTTCTACGTGTACACCGAGAAGCCGCCACAACGGGTTTTGGCGACTGCCTCCAAATCCGGCGGCGGCGACTTGCCACCAGGGGAAGCACTCGACGGTTTGGATGTCGCTGATGATCTCGCCGTGTCTCTGTTCGCGCATGAGCCGATGTTGCTCAGCCCGTCGAATATCGACATTGATCATCTCGGTCGCGTGTGGGTTTGTGAGATCGTCAACTATCGTCAGTTCCGCAATAAAGACACCCCGGAACGCAAAGAAGGCGACCGCATTCTGATTCTCGAAGATACCGACGGAGACGCCAAAGCCGACAAGTCCACCACGTTCTACCAAGGTCGCGACATCGACTCCGCTCACGGTGTGTGCGTGCTGGGGAACAAGGTGATCGTTTCCGCCGGTGACAGCGTGTTCGTCCTCACCGATGACGATGGCGACTCGAAAGCCGACCGTAAAGACGTGTTGTTCACGAAAATCGATGGCACGCAACACGACCACGGCATTCACTCGTTCCTGTTCGGTCCCGATGGAAAACTGTACTTCAACTTCGGCAACGCCGGGCGACGCATCCACGACAAGAATGGCAACGTGGTGGTCGACATGAGCGGGCGAGAAGTGCACGACCATCGCAAACCGTATCAAGAAGGGATGGTCTTCCGCTGTAATCTCGATGGCAGCGAGTTCGAAACGCTCGGTTGGAACTTCCGCAACAACTGGGAATTGGCCGTTGATAGTTTCGGCAACATCTGGCAAAGCGATAACGATGACGACGGCAACCGTGGTGTGCGGATCAATTTTGTGATGGAGTTCGGCAACTACGGTTACAAAGATGAGTTCACCGGAGCCGGTTGGCGAGATGAACGCACCGGTTGGAGCGAGGAAATCCCGAAACGTCATTGGCATTTGAACGATCCCGGTGTCGTGCCGAACTTGCTGCAAACTGGGGCCGGTTCACCAACCGGAATCTGCGTCTACGAAGGCGATTTGTTGCCGAAGCAATACCGGGGTGAGATCATTCACTGCGATGCGGGTCCGAACATCGTGCGAGCGTATCCCGCGAAAGTCGATGGAGCCGGTTACACGGCGGACATCATCAATATGCTCTCCGGCACGCGGGACAAGTGGTTCCGCCCGTCGGATGTGTGTGTGGCTCCGGATGGTTCGTTGATCGTGGCCGACTGGTACGATCCTGGCGTGGGCGGGCACCGCATGGCCGACATTCAAAAAGGCCGCCTGTTCCGTTTGACGCCGAAAGAGATGGAGTACAAGTCCCCGAAGTTCGATTTTGAAAGTCTGGATGGAGCGATCGAAGCGCTGCAAAGTCCGAACATGGCGGCTCGGTATCTCGCGTGGACTTCACTACACGAGATGGGCGTGAAAGCCGAGAAGGCTTTGGTCGACATGTTCCAAACTCATGACGATCCCCGCATGCAAGCACGAGCGTTGTGGTTGCTGACGAAGCTCGAAGGACGCGGCTACGATCACGCTGCCGAAGCCCTCACGCATGACGATCCGAACATCCGCATCGTCGCGTTGCGGGCGATTCGGCAGATGTCTTCGGCATCAGAGAGTGACAGGTTGCTGAACGTTTTGGAATCGCTGAGTCACGATCCATCGGCAGCGGTTCGGCGGGAATGTGCGATTGCCTTGCGAGCCAAGAAATCCGACAAAGCGGCCGATATCTGGGCCACTTTGACGAATGAATACGACGGCGATGACCGTTGGTACTTGGAAGCCCTTGGGATCGGGGCGGAAGGGCAATGGGATCGGTTCTTTGAAACCTGGTTGAAGACCGATGCCGTTAGTCAATCGCCGGGGCTTTCGAAAGCCGAAAAGGATATCATCTGGCGAAGCCGATCGGCGCAGGCGTTGCCGTTGTTGGCGACGGCGATTCTCGATGAAGACACATCGGACAGCGAACGGCTGAAACATTTTCGGGCGTTCGATTTCCATCGCGACCCAGCCGAACGAGAATTGAAGACCAATACGCTATTAACGCTCCTTGCTGGAAACCATCCCGATCAAACGCAAATTGCGGCGTTGTCGTTGAAACACCTTGGAAAACTCTCGGGGGCTCAACGCGAAAAGTTGCTGCCGATGTTGAACGAGGTCGTTTCGAGAATCGAAGACCCCGAGCGAGTGGTTGCGTTGACTCAGCAATTCGGGTTGTCGCAGCAGTATCCGCGACTTCTGCAAATTGCACGGGAGAATCCCGCCGAACAAGCCGGTGTGGAAGCCATGCGAGCCTTGCTGGCTGCCGAGCAAACCGAACTGCTCGAGAAAGCGTTGGCGAGTACCGAGGACGTGCAAGCCACGGCGGTTGCGACGGCACTTGGGTATTCCAATCACGGTCGAGCTACGAAATTGCTGATGCAGACGATGAACAACAAGAAAGCCGGTTTGGCGGTTCGTCGGGCATCGGTTACGGGGCTGTCGAAGTTCAAAGGTGGAGCGGAACGCTTGGTCGAACTCGCGAAAGCGGACAAGCTCGACAAGAAACTCACCGACGCCGCCGCGGCGGGGTTGCATGCGTCGCAATATCCGCACATCAAACAAGCCGCCGAGAAACTCTTCCCGTTACCGCCCACGAAGAACAACAAACCGCTGCCGCCGATTGAACATCTTGTCTCGCAACGCGGTGATGTTAAACGCGGTCGGGTGTTGTTCAACACGGAAGCGACCTGTGTGAAGTGCCACATCGTGAACGGCGTCGGTCGTGAAGTCGGGCCGAATCTCTCGGAGATCGGCAAGAAACTCAGTCGGCAGGCGATGTACCAATCGATTCTGTTCCCGTCCGCCGGGATCAGTCACAACTACGAGTCGTACACGCTGCTCATGACCGATGGCACGCAAGTGACCGGGTTGAAGACAAGCGAAACCGAGGATTCGGTTTCGATCAAAGACATCAACGCCCTGACGCGGACCTATCCCAAAGACGACGTGGAATTCATGAAGAAGAATGAAACGTCTCTGATGCCCGCCGACTTGCAGAAAGTCATGACCGAGCAAGACTTGGTCGACGTTGTCGAGTACCTAATGACACTCACCAAAGCAAAGGAGTTTCATTCGGAGAAAGCGTCGAAGTAG
- a CDS encoding DUF2946 family protein, whose translation MAAFPAHNVTRNFFPSAYVVKMGSFSRLLSFVAMGGYFLASIAGAQLHDHSHHHALGESSTTHSHAGHSSHSSCSREHSHASDSETPTLPHRHCPDHDDDCAVCQVIAHVPMVTALASISANVQLVTTTELVSSSQPSKLPPLRFRSRAPPTV comes from the coding sequence ATGGCGGCCTTTCCTGCCCATAATGTCACACGCAATTTCTTTCCTTCTGCTTATGTTGTGAAAATGGGTTCGTTTTCGCGATTGTTATCCTTCGTTGCGATGGGCGGGTATTTTCTCGCTTCGATCGCCGGAGCGCAATTGCACGACCATTCTCACCATCACGCGTTGGGTGAATCTTCGACTACGCACTCGCATGCGGGTCACTCATCGCATTCGAGTTGCTCACGTGAGCACTCTCATGCATCGGATTCCGAAACTCCGACGTTACCACACCGTCATTGTCCCGATCATGATGACGACTGTGCCGTTTGCCAGGTGATCGCGCATGTGCCGATGGTCACGGCGTTGGCTTCGATCTCGGCCAATGTTCAACTGGTGACGACGACGGAACTCGTCTCAAGCTCGCAACCATCGAAACTGCCACCGCTACGGTTTCGCTCCCGTGCTCCGCCCACCGTCTGA
- the folK gene encoding 2-amino-4-hydroxy-6-hydroxymethyldihydropteridine diphosphokinase, whose translation MNRVYLGLGSNIDPETNLPNAVLELQKYGRIAAVSRVWETKPVNCPGSPENFLNAAVLLETSLSAIAVRLEAIAAIESGLGRVRDPANRNAPRTIDIDVALFNDEILQIEHRPVPDPAIVKHAYLAIPLAELDPNFKHPQTGETLAEIAAGFDHETEGVFPSSHVDLETLLP comes from the coding sequence ATGAACCGCGTCTATCTGGGGCTGGGATCGAACATCGACCCGGAAACCAACTTGCCGAACGCGGTTCTTGAATTGCAGAAGTATGGGCGGATTGCGGCTGTCTCACGGGTCTGGGAAACGAAGCCGGTGAATTGCCCCGGCAGTCCCGAGAACTTCCTCAATGCAGCTGTGTTGTTGGAGACATCGCTATCTGCGATTGCGGTTCGATTGGAAGCCATCGCCGCCATCGAATCCGGACTCGGCCGCGTTCGCGACCCCGCCAACCGCAATGCCCCGCGGACAATCGACATCGACGTCGCGTTGTTCAACGACGAAATCCTGCAAATCGAACACCGTCCCGTTCCCGATCCCGCCATTGTAAAGCATGCGTACTTAGCGATCCCGCTTGCGGAGTTGGACCCGAACTTCAAACATCCCCAAACCGGTGAAACGCTCGCGGAAATCGCCGCCGGTTTCGATCATGAGACAGAAGGCGTGTTTCCCAGTTCGCATGTCGATCTGGAAACGCTGCTCCCATGA
- a CDS encoding DUF1570 domain-containing protein, with amino-acid sequence MTRILSLCFVILYAGSLRAAELVQVEFQTAADQPTTTATGRILVEAQDGGMLLQTPTAEIVIVPGENLESKDTVGEFQSATAEELGRAMLAELGVGFRIHATEHYVIASDANRDYTADVGQLFERLYTAFQEAFESKAVTLTKSEFPLAVVLFADQKDFAQYATAENGPVTAQSQGYYSARSNRIILYDLSRNSRSRSVRANALRTNAATIIHEATHQIAFNRGLHTRYADNPLWFTEGLAMQFETFDPRTRNPKRTIGLRHRHRLQQFLDYARQRRPRNSLETLIATNDRFVDPKIATDAYAEAWALTYFLMHEKRDEYEKYLESIAKLEPLMFRSSEEHVQVFQKYFGDDLESLDREFLRVIRRLAAR; translated from the coding sequence ATGACGCGAATCCTCAGTCTCTGTTTCGTGATTCTCTACGCTGGCTCGTTGCGAGCGGCGGAACTTGTGCAGGTGGAGTTTCAGACGGCGGCTGATCAACCAACGACAACCGCAACCGGGCGGATTCTGGTCGAAGCACAAGACGGCGGAATGTTGTTGCAAACGCCGACCGCGGAAATCGTCATCGTCCCCGGTGAAAACTTGGAGTCGAAAGACACCGTCGGCGAGTTTCAATCGGCGACCGCGGAGGAACTCGGCCGGGCGATGCTTGCGGAACTTGGCGTCGGCTTTCGCATCCATGCCACCGAACACTACGTCATTGCCTCCGATGCCAACCGCGATTACACCGCCGACGTGGGGCAACTGTTCGAGCGACTTTACACCGCGTTCCAAGAAGCATTCGAGTCGAAAGCCGTCACGCTCACGAAATCCGAATTTCCACTCGCCGTCGTTTTGTTCGCTGACCAGAAGGATTTCGCCCAATACGCAACCGCCGAAAACGGCCCGGTGACGGCACAGAGTCAGGGGTATTACTCGGCTCGTTCGAACCGCATCATTCTCTACGACTTATCGCGGAATTCACGGAGTCGGTCGGTTCGGGCGAATGCATTGCGAACGAATGCGGCCACCATCATTCACGAAGCAACCCATCAAATTGCTTTCAATCGCGGACTTCACACTCGCTACGCGGATAATCCGCTGTGGTTCACCGAAGGCTTGGCGATGCAGTTTGAAACCTTTGACCCACGAACTCGCAACCCAAAACGGACAATTGGGTTACGACATCGACACCGATTACAACAGTTCCTGGATTACGCTCGCCAACGCCGCCCCCGAAACTCGCTCGAAACGCTGATCGCCACTAACGATCGCTTCGTCGATCCGAAAATCGCCACCGATGCCTATGCCGAAGCGTGGGCGTTGACGTACTTCCTAATGCACGAAAAACGCGACGAATACGAGAAGTATCTCGAATCGATCGCCAAGTTGGAACCACTCATGTTCCGCTCATCGGAGGAGCATGTTCAAGTGTTCCAGAAGTATTTCGGAGACGACTTGGAATCGCTGGATCGAGAGTTCTTACGGGTCATCCGTCGGTTGGCAGCTCGTTGA